One Parageobacillus sp. KH3-4 genomic region harbors:
- a CDS encoding helix-turn-helix transcriptional regulator, translated as MMKLGEKLKYLRKQHNWTQEQLAQHLNISRSQISKWENGELLPDVQSLEKLSNLYEVSIDFLIGKHTTKKELLREMNLLYQTDHIDEKMLDIIDYFKQNPNMEKTIYSLTQLPAKKRKHLEAIIVTLVNEFSDAMK; from the coding sequence ATGATGAAATTAGGAGAAAAACTAAAATATTTGCGCAAGCAGCATAACTGGACGCAAGAACAGCTAGCGCAGCATCTCAATATATCGCGCTCGCAAATCAGCAAATGGGAAAACGGAGAATTGCTCCCGGACGTACAATCGCTGGAAAAATTGAGCAACCTCTACGAAGTGAGCATCGATTTCTTAATCGGGAAGCATACGACGAAAAAAGAGCTTCTGCGGGAAATGAACCTTTTGTATCAAACGGATCACATTGATGAGAAAATGCTCGACATCATTGACTACTTCAAACAAAATCCGAATATGGAAAAAACGATTTATTCGCTGACACAACTGCCGGCGAAAAAGCGGAAACATTTGGAAGCGATCATTGTTACGCTGGTGAATGAATTTTCCGATGCAATGAAATAA
- a CDS encoding peptidoglycan-binding protein, with the protein MNLKPRHIVLTSAFASALFLMPDDGKAAEWKVGMSSPQVKELQQLLKEKGFFTYPTATGYFGTITEQAVKAFQASVRLPVTGVVDDVTYAKLKEAAVYSTAEMKIGSRGNNVKVLQQNLKQLGYFKYPEITGYYGTITRDAVKRFQQNHGLPATGIADARTVQSIQNEVNRRPARIAQATVLTIGSKGTEVSKLQQNLKQLGYFTYPKITGYYGTVTADAVRQFQKRYRLPVTGKADGETLAKINEAISDSKPEPSAPKAAIRLTIGSTGSEVKKVQTKLKQLGYFTHPEITGYYGSITAEAVKQFQKSAGIKATGVVDAETYERLMGQAPQRKLNAIALVADAAELLGKPYVWGGETPQVGFDCSGFIVYLFKKQGISLPRTVATIWNVGTPVSAPSVGDIVFFATSGSGPSHAGIYIGNQQFIHSGSSTGVTISSLNNSYWKARYLGAKRY; encoded by the coding sequence GTGAATTTGAAGCCAAGACATATCGTGTTAACGTCCGCTTTCGCTTCTGCGCTGTTTCTTATGCCAGATGATGGAAAAGCGGCGGAGTGGAAAGTGGGGATGAGTTCTCCGCAAGTGAAAGAACTGCAGCAGCTGTTAAAAGAAAAAGGATTTTTTACATATCCGACTGCCACAGGATATTTCGGAACGATAACCGAGCAGGCGGTCAAAGCGTTTCAAGCGTCCGTCCGCTTGCCTGTCACGGGCGTCGTGGATGACGTTACATACGCTAAGTTAAAAGAAGCTGCCGTTTATAGTACTGCGGAAATGAAAATCGGTTCGCGCGGAAACAATGTGAAAGTGTTGCAGCAAAACTTAAAACAGCTCGGCTATTTCAAATATCCGGAGATTACTGGCTATTATGGGACCATTACGCGGGACGCGGTCAAGCGGTTCCAGCAAAATCACGGCCTTCCCGCGACGGGAATCGCCGACGCCCGCACTGTGCAGTCTATCCAAAACGAGGTGAATCGGCGCCCTGCCAGAATCGCTCAAGCGACTGTATTGACAATCGGTTCGAAAGGGACGGAAGTAAGCAAATTACAGCAAAATTTAAAACAGCTCGGCTATTTTACTTATCCGAAAATAACAGGATATTATGGCACGGTTACAGCGGATGCCGTCCGTCAATTTCAAAAGCGGTATCGTCTCCCGGTTACTGGCAAGGCTGACGGCGAGACACTGGCGAAAATCAACGAGGCGATCTCCGATTCCAAGCCGGAGCCGTCTGCGCCAAAAGCGGCTATCCGTTTAACGATCGGATCAACGGGTTCGGAAGTGAAAAAAGTGCAAACGAAGCTAAAACAGCTCGGCTATTTTACGCATCCGGAAATTACAGGATATTATGGGTCCATTACGGCGGAAGCGGTGAAACAATTCCAGAAGAGCGCCGGCATTAAAGCGACCGGCGTTGTCGACGCGGAGACGTATGAGCGCTTGATGGGACAGGCACCGCAGCGGAAGCTGAACGCCATTGCGCTTGTCGCGGATGCCGCAGAACTTCTCGGCAAGCCGTATGTTTGGGGCGGGGAAACGCCGCAAGTAGGTTTTGATTGCAGCGGATTTATTGTTTATTTGTTTAAAAAGCAGGGCATTTCTTTGCCGCGCACGGTAGCGACGATTTGGAACGTCGGCACACCGGTTTCCGCCCCTTCGGTTGGCGATATCGTCTTTTTTGCAACGAGTGGGTCCGGCCCGTCCCATGCCGGCATATATATCGGTAATCAGCAATTTATTCATAGCGGCTCTTCCACTGGCGTAACGATCAGCAGTTTGAATAATTCTTATTGGAAAGCACGCTATTTGGGAGCAAAACGATATTAA